In Geminocystis sp. NIES-3709, a single genomic region encodes these proteins:
- a CDS encoding B12-binding domain-containing radical SAM protein has translation MRALLVYPIFPQTFWSYDKILELVDRKVLLPPLGLITVASILPQEWEFKLVDRNIRKVTDEEWQWADIVIFSAMIVQKYDLINQIIEAKQRGKLVAVGGPYATSVPHELEESGVDFLVLDEGEITLPMFVEAIERGEKQGTFRTTEKPAVTSTPIPRYDLLELDAYDSMSVQFSRGCPFQCEFCDIIVLYGRKPRTKTPEQLLKELDYLYELGWRRGVFMVDDNFIGNKRNVKLLLKELKIWQKEHQYPFRFNTEASVDLADDEELMQLMVDCYFDAVFLGIETPDEDSLQLTKKFQNTRSSLADAVDRIIRIGLRPMAGFIIGFDGEKKGAGDRIVRFAEQVGIPTTTFAMLQALPNTALWHRLEKEGRLRKGRDGNINQTTLMNFTPTRPIEDIAQEYVDAFWQLYDPHAYLDRVYHCFLKLGAPTAKPPAKLPTLVDLKALAIVIWRQGIKRNTRWKFWHHLFSIIKHNPEVWEHYLTMCAHNEHFLEYRQIVKEQIEAQLAEYLSLDKQLLVAC, from the coding sequence ATGCGCGCTTTATTGGTATATCCCATTTTTCCCCAAACTTTCTGGTCTTATGACAAAATTTTAGAATTAGTCGATCGAAAAGTGTTATTACCACCTTTAGGATTGATTACCGTTGCGTCAATTTTACCCCAAGAATGGGAGTTTAAATTAGTCGATCGAAATATTCGTAAGGTAACGGATGAAGAATGGCAATGGGCGGATATAGTGATTTTTTCCGCTATGATTGTGCAAAAATACGATTTAATTAATCAAATAATAGAGGCGAAACAAAGAGGAAAATTAGTAGCAGTGGGTGGCCCTTATGCCACTTCTGTACCCCACGAATTGGAAGAAAGTGGAGTCGATTTTTTAGTGTTGGATGAAGGAGAAATCACCTTACCAATGTTTGTAGAAGCCATCGAAAGGGGAGAAAAACAAGGCACTTTTCGCACTACGGAAAAACCTGCCGTAACTTCCACTCCGATTCCTCGTTATGATTTATTGGAGTTAGATGCTTATGATTCTATGTCAGTACAATTTTCGAGGGGATGCCCTTTTCAGTGTGAATTTTGTGATATTATTGTCCTCTATGGACGAAAACCGAGAACGAAAACCCCTGAACAACTTTTAAAAGAGTTAGATTATTTATATGAATTGGGTTGGCGCAGAGGCGTTTTTATGGTAGATGATAACTTTATCGGTAATAAACGCAACGTTAAATTATTACTAAAAGAGTTAAAAATTTGGCAAAAAGAACACCAGTACCCATTCCGATTTAACACTGAGGCTTCCGTGGATTTAGCTGACGATGAAGAATTAATGCAGTTGATGGTTGACTGTTATTTTGATGCCGTATTTTTAGGCATTGAAACCCCCGATGAGGATAGTTTACAGCTTACTAAAAAGTTTCAAAATACTCGTAGTTCTTTAGCGGATGCTGTTGATAGAATTATTAGAATTGGTTTGCGCCCCATGGCTGGTTTTATTATTGGTTTTGATGGTGAAAAGAAAGGTGCTGGCGATCGCATTGTCCGCTTTGCCGAACAAGTAGGGATTCCAACTACAACATTTGCCATGCTTCAAGCCTTGCCAAATACGGCTTTGTGGCATCGTCTCGAAAAAGAAGGGCGTTTACGAAAAGGCCGAGACGGTAATATAAACCAAACTACTTTAATGAATTTTACTCCCACTCGTCCCATTGAAGATATTGCTCAAGAATATGTAGATGCTTTTTGGCAATTGTATGATCCTCATGCTTATCTCGATCGAGTTTATCATTGTTTTCTCAAACTGGGCGCTCCGACGGCAAAACCTCCGGCTAAATTACCTACTTTAGTTGATTTAAAGGCATTAGCCATTGTAATTTGGCGACAAGGAATTAAACGAAATACTCGTTGGAAATTCTGGCATCATTTATTTAGTATTATTAAACATAATCCCGAAGTCTGGGAACACTATTTAACCATGTGCGCCCACAATGAACATTTCCTAGAATATCGTCAAATTGTCAAAGAACAAATCGAAGCACAATTGGCAGAATATTTAAGTCTTGATAAACAATTATTAGTTGCTTGTTAA
- a CDS encoding metal ABC transporter ATP-binding protein, whose amino-acid sequence MSEVIKLSNIYVSYGKTNVLENINLQVNELDFIGIIGPNGAGKSTLLKTLLGLITPKSGDISIMNYPVSEGRKYIGYVPQVLEFDRAFPIKVEDVVRMGRLSKKHIFKRYNSHDEKIVTHCLEQVGMVKLRSRSIGELSGGERQRIYIARALASQPHILLLDEPTANVDSKVQKNIYELLKELNEYITILLISHDLGAISAYVKTIACLNRSLHYHQDKIITPQMIQETYHCPIDLIAHGVPHRILPEH is encoded by the coding sequence ATGAGTGAAGTAATTAAATTATCAAATATTTATGTTAGTTATGGAAAAACTAACGTTTTAGAAAATATTAACTTACAGGTAAATGAATTAGATTTTATTGGTATAATTGGACCTAATGGAGCAGGAAAAAGTACTTTATTAAAAACTTTATTAGGATTAATTACTCCTAAATCTGGTGATATTTCTATCATGAATTATCCTGTTTCTGAAGGTAGAAAATATATTGGTTATGTACCTCAAGTTTTAGAGTTCGATCGAGCTTTTCCCATCAAGGTAGAAGATGTAGTTAGAATGGGCAGACTGTCAAAAAAACATATCTTCAAACGCTACAATTCCCATGATGAAAAAATCGTTACCCATTGTTTAGAGCAAGTGGGCATGGTAAAATTGCGATCGAGATCTATCGGAGAGTTATCAGGAGGAGAAAGACAAAGGATATATATTGCTCGTGCTTTAGCTAGTCAACCCCATATATTATTATTAGATGAACCTACCGCTAATGTGGACTCTAAAGTGCAGAAAAATATTTATGAATTATTAAAAGAACTAAATGAGTATATAACGATATTACTTATTTCTCATGATTTAGGAGCAATCTCTGCCTATGTTAAAACTATTGCTTGTTTAAATCGTTCTTTACATTATCATCAAGACAAAATAATTACACCACAAATGATTCAAGAAACTTATCACTGTCCTATTGATTTGATTGCTCATGGAGTTCCTCATCGTATTTTACCAGAACATTAA
- a CDS encoding glycoside hydrolase family 10 protein produces MVSVFLVVFLNPQQVISQAVFPEIRGVWLTKNDTDILIDRSVLENSLRELADLNFNTIYPVVWNSGYASYPSQVAESVGIPPLVRSNLHNNDVIGDIVREGHRQGLLVIPWFEFGFMTTPSSELATKNPRWITNRRDGSKIGDSAAGQVVWLNPFHPQVQQFIMDLVLEVITKYPVDGVQFDDHTVLPRDFGYDPYTIALYKQETKKNPPTNSQDKTWIKWRADKITDFMVRLNKAVKAKKPNAIFSVAPNPYSTAYNLFLQDWNRWVNLGIVDELIIQVYRPDLKTFVKELKNPQIQSARKKIPTGVAILTGLRNNPTPITLIEDKVRQARRHRLGVAFFYYETLWENAPMENDDLRKGVVRALFFEPQSRL; encoded by the coding sequence TTGGTTTCAGTTTTTTTAGTGGTTTTTCTTAATCCTCAACAAGTTATTAGTCAAGCTGTCTTTCCTGAAATTAGAGGAGTTTGGTTAACAAAAAATGATACTGATATATTAATTGATCGATCAGTATTAGAAAACAGTCTTCGAGAATTAGCAGATCTCAACTTTAACACTATTTATCCAGTGGTATGGAATTCTGGTTACGCTTCTTATCCCAGTCAAGTGGCAGAAAGTGTTGGTATTCCCCCTTTAGTTCGATCGAATTTACACAATAATGATGTAATTGGTGATATTGTAAGAGAAGGTCATCGACAAGGACTATTAGTAATACCTTGGTTTGAATTTGGTTTTATGACAACTCCCTCCTCAGAATTGGCAACCAAAAACCCTCGATGGATAACTAATCGTCGAGATGGTAGCAAGATAGGGGATAGTGCCGCAGGGCAAGTAGTTTGGTTGAATCCTTTTCATCCACAGGTACAACAATTTATTATGGATTTAGTATTAGAAGTAATCACAAAATACCCAGTTGATGGAGTCCAGTTTGATGATCACACCGTGCTACCTAGAGATTTCGGTTATGATCCTTATACCATAGCATTATATAAACAAGAAACGAAAAAAAATCCCCCAACAAATTCTCAAGACAAGACTTGGATAAAATGGCGTGCAGATAAAATAACTGATTTCATGGTGAGATTAAATAAAGCAGTAAAAGCCAAAAAACCAAACGCAATCTTTTCTGTGGCACCGAATCCATACTCTACTGCCTATAATTTATTTTTACAGGATTGGAATAGATGGGTAAATTTAGGAATAGTTGATGAACTAATTATTCAAGTATATCGTCCTGATTTGAAAACTTTTGTCAAGGAATTAAAAAATCCTCAAATACAATCCGCCAGAAAAAAAATTCCCACAGGAGTAGCAATATTAACAGGATTGAGAAATAATCCGACTCCCATTACTCTTATTGAAGATAAAGTGCGCCAAGCAAGACGACATCGTCTAGGGGTTGCTTTTTTTTATTACGAAACCCTCTGGGAAAATGCCCCAATGGAAAATGATGATTTACGCAAAGGAGTTGTTAGAGCATTATTCTTTGAGCCTCAAAGCCGTTTATAA
- a CDS encoding DUF2854 domain-containing protein, whose amino-acid sequence MLRKIPLALVGLIVGSILTFTGFYAYAIGNSTLNLAGFFYGIPLLLGGLALKAAELKPIPFAEETPSEVVALRKEKATDTQNQLRNDVTRYRYGQEAHLDEALQRIGLSPTDDERPILTKIKEANINDNYALILFFDSPLISFDKWQEKVEKITKFFGPGITVEVSQNGETGIELALISV is encoded by the coding sequence ATGTTGCGAAAAATTCCTTTAGCATTAGTTGGTTTAATTGTCGGTTCAATATTAACATTCACAGGATTTTATGCCTATGCCATCGGTAACTCTACCCTCAACTTAGCCGGTTTTTTCTACGGTATTCCCCTATTATTGGGAGGATTAGCCTTGAAAGCCGCTGAATTAAAACCCATACCTTTCGCAGAAGAAACTCCCTCAGAAGTTGTTGCCTTAAGAAAAGAAAAAGCAACAGATACTCAAAATCAATTAAGAAATGATGTCACACGCTATCGTTATGGACAAGAAGCTCATTTAGATGAAGCCTTACAGCGTATTGGTTTAAGTCCTACTGATGATGAAAGACCAATTTTAACAAAGATAAAAGAAGCTAATATTAATGATAATTATGCCCTTATATTATTCTTTGATTCTCCCTTAATAAGTTTTGATAAATGGCAAGAAAAAGTAGAAAAAATTACTAAGTTTTTTGGGCCCGGAATCACAGTAGAAGTATCTCAAAATGGAGAAACAGGAATAGAATTAGCCTTAATTTCAGTGTAG
- a CDS encoding response regulator transcription factor, which produces MRILLVEDDSRIAKPLAETLSDCQYQVDVAEDGEVGWNYLEILNYDVIILDVMLPKLNGIQLCQRLRQANIQTPVLMLTARDSSQDKVLGLDAGADDYVVKPFDLAELTARIRALLRRGNNTFPPVLEWGDLRLNPSNYEVFYGKQLLSLTPKEYQLLELFLRKPQRVLSRRQILDQLWSYEEPPGEETVKVHLKDLRKKLRNAGISSDFIETVYGIGYRLKPL; this is translated from the coding sequence ATGAGAATACTATTAGTAGAGGACGATTCACGGATTGCAAAACCCTTAGCTGAAACTCTTAGTGATTGTCAATATCAAGTAGATGTGGCTGAAGATGGAGAAGTTGGTTGGAACTATCTGGAAATCCTCAATTATGATGTCATTATTCTCGATGTCATGTTACCTAAACTCAACGGTATTCAACTTTGTCAACGCCTACGTCAAGCAAATATTCAAACCCCTGTCTTAATGTTAACCGCACGGGATAGTAGCCAAGATAAAGTCTTAGGATTAGATGCAGGGGCAGATGATTATGTAGTTAAACCCTTTGATTTAGCTGAATTAACCGCCCGTATTCGAGCCTTACTGCGACGAGGAAATAACACTTTCCCACCCGTGTTAGAATGGGGTGACTTGCGTTTAAATCCTAGTAATTATGAAGTTTTTTACGGAAAACAACTTTTATCTTTAACTCCCAAAGAATATCAATTATTGGAACTATTTTTGCGTAAACCTCAACGAGTTCTAAGTCGTAGGCAAATTTTAGATCAACTTTGGTCTTATGAAGAACCACCGGGTGAAGAAACCGTTAAAGTTCACCTTAAAGATTTACGCAAAAAGTTAAGAAATGCAGGTATATCTTCTGATTTTATTGAAACCGTCTATGGTATTGGCTATCGTCTCAAGCCCCTCTAA
- a CDS encoding cell wall metabolism sensor histidine kinase WalK — protein MKQPDSNRPFVLSPRFQSLRWQILGYSLAIMIGISAISIILVYQYFAHSLYQQVNERLKVLADSAAHSLEAIKKDKNALINPPIRRLDGDGDLDLSWQNLQQSGQSIEWFDQDQKFLGKSGKLNFSSPLILGEQTLSGKPPIQLLTITVYNNKHSQGQDINASETYIVGYIRVAESTEHIHANLQRLLWGFSIGNLLTLGLIGFGGIILTRQALKPLAKSYEQLQQFTGDASHELRSPLTAIKTSVEVLHSHPERIHPQDWEKLTNILSATEQMKHLVEDLLLLARTDNDLDFMAQDIVNIPLEDLLDDVLLSLEPQAEQKAINVKVHYFQSVIVQGNAFQLQRLFSNLLNNAIKYTPSEGQIKITLQQEEKKAIIQIEDSGIGISAEQLPFIFDRFWRAESARTPQIKGTGLGLAIAESIVQAHEGKITVKSQLNKGSCFTVYLPITTHFQE, from the coding sequence ATGAAACAGCCCGACTCTAATCGCCCCTTTGTACTTAGCCCTCGTTTTCAATCTCTACGATGGCAAATCTTAGGCTATAGTCTAGCAATTATGATAGGAATTAGTGCCATTTCTATTATTCTCGTTTACCAATATTTTGCCCATAGTCTTTATCAACAAGTAAATGAACGTTTAAAAGTTTTAGCAGATTCGGCGGCACATAGTTTAGAGGCAATTAAGAAAGATAAAAACGCCCTTATAAATCCCCCTATTCGCCGTTTGGATGGAGATGGTGATCTAGATTTATCTTGGCAAAATCTTCAGCAATCAGGACAATCCATTGAATGGTTTGATCAAGATCAAAAGTTTTTAGGAAAATCAGGAAAACTTAATTTTTCTAGTCCTTTAATTTTAGGTGAGCAAACATTGTCTGGAAAACCACCTATTCAACTGCTAACGATTACAGTATATAACAATAAACATTCTCAAGGACAAGATATTAATGCTTCAGAAACTTATATTGTTGGTTATATTCGTGTAGCTGAATCAACAGAACATATTCACGCTAATTTACAGCGTTTATTATGGGGTTTTAGTATTGGCAATCTGTTAACTTTAGGTTTAATTGGTTTCGGTGGAATAATATTAACTCGTCAAGCCCTTAAACCTCTAGCTAAAAGTTATGAACAACTCCAGCAATTTACAGGTGATGCGTCACATGAGTTACGGAGTCCTTTAACTGCAATTAAAACTTCCGTAGAAGTACTACATAGTCACCCCGAACGAATTCATCCTCAAGACTGGGAGAAATTAACCAATATTTTGAGTGCAACGGAGCAAATGAAACATTTAGTTGAAGATTTATTATTACTTGCCCGTACTGATAATGATTTAGATTTTATGGCACAGGATATTGTCAATATTCCTTTAGAAGACTTATTAGATGATGTACTTTTATCTTTAGAACCTCAAGCGGAACAAAAAGCAATTAATGTCAAAGTTCACTATTTTCAGTCAGTGATTGTTCAAGGCAATGCTTTTCAGTTACAAAGATTGTTCTCTAATTTATTAAACAATGCCATAAAATATACACCTTCCGAAGGACAGATCAAAATAACCTTACAGCAAGAGGAAAAAAAAGCTATCATTCAAATTGAAGATTCAGGTATAGGCATTTCTGCTGAACAATTGCCGTTCATTTTCGATCGCTTTTGGAGGGCAGAATCTGCTCGAACTCCGCAGATTAAGGGAACTGGTTTAGGCTTGGCGATCGCTGAGAGTATTGTTCAAGCTCATGAAGGTAAAATTACGGTAAAAAGTCAATTAAATAAAGGAAGTTGCTTCACTGTGTATTTGCCAATCACAACACATTTCCAAGAATAA
- a CDS encoding metal ABC transporter solute-binding protein, Zn/Mn family yields MIFFYYKLINFLLILTLFNLGGCNQINPQKDINSKTSQINNSPSNPDENKLNLTVSILPQKYFVEKIGGELVTVNVMVEPGIAAETYEPLPQQLANLSQSSAYISTGVPFEETWLEKIKSANPQIPIINSGEGIDKMPMVYHDHEEEGHSHEDKEKNHDRKEGNTFDPHIWLSPKLAKIQAQNIYQELVKLDPKNEAIYKQNLDKFLTEIVELDRQISQKFADIDRRKFMIYHPAWSYFAKDYNLEQISIELEGQEATSGELANLIKQAKADNIKVVFAQPQFTTKTVDSFAREIGGEVILLDDLAENWSENLLQVADKLAQSMKNE; encoded by the coding sequence ATGATTTTTTTTTACTATAAATTAATTAACTTTTTATTAATTTTAACTCTATTCAATTTAGGAGGATGTAATCAAATAAATCCTCAAAAAGATATAAATTCAAAAACTTCACAAATCAATAATTCTCCATCTAATCCAGATGAAAATAAACTTAATTTAACGGTTAGTATCCTACCACAAAAATATTTTGTAGAAAAAATTGGCGGGGAATTAGTCACAGTTAATGTTATGGTTGAACCGGGTATAGCCGCAGAAACCTATGAGCCATTACCTCAACAATTAGCTAATTTAAGTCAATCATCTGCTTATATTAGTACTGGAGTACCTTTTGAGGAAACATGGTTAGAAAAAATCAAGTCTGCTAACCCTCAAATTCCTATCATTAATTCAGGAGAAGGTATTGACAAAATGCCTATGGTATATCATGATCACGAGGAAGAAGGTCATAGTCATGAAGATAAAGAAAAAAATCACGATCGAAAAGAAGGCAATACATTTGATCCTCATATTTGGTTATCTCCTAAATTAGCCAAGATTCAAGCACAAAATATTTATCAAGAATTAGTAAAATTAGATCCTAAAAATGAAGCCATTTATAAACAAAATTTAGATAAATTTTTGACAGAAATAGTAGAATTAGATCGACAAATAAGCCAAAAATTTGCAGATATAGATAGACGAAAATTCATGATTTATCATCCAGCATGGTCTTATTTTGCTAAAGATTATAATTTAGAACAAATCTCGATCGAATTAGAAGGACAAGAGGCAACTTCTGGGGAATTAGCTAACTTAATTAAACAAGCTAAAGCTGATAATATTAAGGTAGTTTTTGCCCAACCTCAATTTACGACAAAAACCGTAGATAGCTTTGCTAGAGAGATAGGAGGAGAAGTTATATTACTTGATGATTTAGCCGAAAATTGGTCAGAAAATCTTTTACAAGTTGCCGATAAATTAGCCCAATCGATGAAAAATGAGTGA
- a CDS encoding NmrA family NAD(P)-binding protein, with product MKILVVGGTGTLGRQIVRHAIDKDYQVRCLVRNNAKASFLKEWGAELVKGDLCKPKSLTSALEGVDIVIDAATARATDSLRIQEVDWQGKLNLIQASKQANIQRYIFFSILNAKDFENVPLMEVKHCTELFLQECDLNYTILKLAGFMQGLIGQYGIPILDNQPVWVSGENTPIAYMNTQDIAKFAIKAIEIPETNNNIYPVVGTRSWTGEQIIELCERLSGKQAKISRIPLSLLRFLRGFTRWFKWTLNVSDRLAFGEVLASGKPMNAEMEEVYKIFQLDAQDTTTLEDYLQEYFDRIMKKIREIDYEKSKIKKRKKNNFFK from the coding sequence ATGAAAATATTAGTCGTTGGTGGTACTGGTACTCTAGGCAGACAGATAGTGCGTCATGCCATTGATAAGGATTATCAGGTACGCTGTTTAGTGAGAAACAATGCTAAAGCTAGTTTTTTGAAAGAATGGGGTGCAGAATTAGTAAAAGGTGATCTTTGTAAACCAAAAAGTTTAACATCTGCATTAGAAGGAGTTGATATAGTAATTGATGCGGCTACAGCAAGAGCTACAGATTCTTTGAGAATACAAGAAGTTGACTGGCAAGGAAAACTTAATCTAATTCAAGCGTCTAAACAAGCAAATATTCAGCGTTATATTTTCTTCTCGATTCTTAATGCTAAAGATTTTGAAAATGTGCCTTTAATGGAGGTTAAACATTGCACAGAATTATTTTTACAAGAATGTGACTTGAATTATACTATTCTTAAGTTAGCAGGATTTATGCAAGGTTTAATCGGTCAATATGGTATTCCTATTCTTGATAATCAACCTGTGTGGGTAAGTGGAGAGAATACACCGATCGCATATATGAATACACAAGATATTGCTAAATTTGCCATTAAAGCGATCGAAATTCCCGAAACTAATAATAATATATATCCTGTGGTGGGTACTCGATCGTGGACAGGAGAGCAAATTATCGAGCTTTGTGAGCGATTATCTGGTAAACAAGCCAAAATTTCCCGTATTCCCTTAAGTTTACTTCGATTTTTGCGAGGTTTTACCCGTTGGTTTAAATGGACTCTTAATGTATCTGACAGATTAGCTTTTGGAGAAGTCTTAGCTAGTGGTAAACCGATGAATGCAGAAATGGAAGAAGTTTATAAAATTTTTCAATTAGATGCTCAAGATACTACTACTTTAGAAGATTATTTACAGGAATATTTCGATCGAATTATGAAAAAAATCAGAGAAATTGATTATGAAAAAAGTAAAATTAAGAAACGCAAGAAAAATAATTTCTTCAAATAA
- a CDS encoding SufS family cysteine desulfurase — protein MAITKVKTIADEVRGDFPILNQKIHDKPLIYFDNAATSQKPITVIDALRHYYEYDNANVHRGAHTLSGRATDAYEGARDKVAKFINAKSRNEIVYTRNASEAINIVAYTWGLNTLKTGDEIILTVMEHHSNIVPWQIIAEKTGALIKYVELTSTQEFDFNHYQSLLSDKTKLVSVVHISNTLGCINPVKKIINLAHQYDAKVLIDACQSLPHLSIDVQQMNCDWLVGSGHKMCATTGIGFLYGKEELLTAMPPFMGGGEMIADVYLDHFTCGELPHKFEAGTPAIGEAIALGAAVDYLSKIGMDNIHRYEEELTAYLFKQLNEIPDLTIYGNQPTPDGKGRAALAAFNVKDIHGNDLATLLDHEGIAIRSGHHCTQPLHRYLNISGSARASLYFYNTFAEIDAFIVALKDTIAFFRQME, from the coding sequence ATGGCAATAACCAAAGTAAAAACCATTGCTGATGAGGTTAGGGGAGATTTTCCTATCCTTAATCAGAAAATTCATGATAAACCTTTAATATATTTTGATAATGCCGCTACATCACAAAAACCAATAACGGTTATTGATGCTTTACGCCATTATTATGAATATGATAACGCTAATGTTCATCGAGGAGCACATACTCTGAGTGGAAGGGCAACAGATGCCTATGAAGGTGCAAGAGATAAAGTAGCTAAATTTATCAATGCCAAAAGTCGTAACGAAATTGTTTATACTAGAAATGCAAGTGAAGCAATTAATATTGTTGCTTATACATGGGGTTTAAACACCCTTAAGACTGGTGATGAGATTATTCTCACGGTAATGGAGCATCATAGTAATATTGTTCCTTGGCAAATTATCGCTGAAAAAACAGGGGCATTGATTAAGTATGTGGAATTAACCTCAACTCAGGAATTTGATTTTAATCACTATCAATCCTTATTGTCGGATAAAACAAAATTAGTCTCTGTAGTTCATATTTCTAACACTTTAGGCTGTATTAACCCTGTTAAGAAAATTATTAATTTAGCTCATCAATACGATGCAAAAGTTTTAATTGATGCTTGTCAGAGTTTACCTCATTTATCGATCGATGTTCAACAGATGAATTGTGATTGGCTTGTAGGATCGGGCCATAAAATGTGTGCTACTACAGGGATTGGCTTTTTATACGGCAAAGAAGAATTATTAACTGCTATGCCTCCTTTCATGGGCGGTGGTGAAATGATTGCAGATGTGTATTTAGATCATTTTACCTGTGGTGAATTACCCCATAAATTTGAAGCAGGTACACCAGCCATCGGAGAAGCCATCGCTCTTGGGGCTGCAGTGGATTATCTTAGTAAAATAGGCATGGATAATATACACCGTTACGAGGAAGAATTAACGGCTTATTTATTTAAACAGTTAAACGAAATTCCAGATTTGACTATTTATGGTAATCAACCCACTCCAGACGGTAAAGGAAGGGCTGCTTTAGCCGCATTTAACGTTAAAGATATTCATGGTAACGATCTCGCAACACTTTTAGATCATGAAGGTATTGCTATTCGATCTGGTCATCATTGTACCCAACCATTACACCGTTATTTAAACATATCAGGTAGTGCAAGGGCTAGTTTATACTTTTATAATACTTTTGCTGAAATAGATGCTTTTATTGTGGCACTCAAAGACACGATCGCATTTTTCCGTCAAATGGAATAA